TTAAAATTATTTTGGGATTATTTATTTTATACTTTACATTAGCACTATTTGACAACGTGTCTGAAATCATTATTCGAGAAATAAAATTAATGATGGATATGCTGATTCGAGGGATGGCGCCATGATAGAGACAAGTGAAAAAAAGATGCTTACGTTAAATCTTCAGTTTTTTGCCGAGGATTCAGGTGCGGGAGAAAAAACAGAAAAACCCACAAGCCGAAAGAGGGAAAAATCAAGAGAAGAGGGGCAAGTTGCAAAAAGTATTGAGATTACAACAGCATTTTTGCTCATCACCCTTTTTTATACATTAAAAATTATTGGACCTTGGATTGCTAAGCGTTTGATTGACATTATGCGGGAAGCCTTTTCACTTTTTAAATACGATAATTTGGATCAAGTGTTGGCACATCAAATCTACATGCATTTTGCAGAAAAAGTATTATTAATCATTCTACCTATTTTAGGGATATCATTCGTTGTCGCTTTTGTAAGTAATATTGCACAAGTTGGATGGAAACCAACATTAAAACCCTTGACACCTAAATTGAATCGGCTTAGCCCAATTCAAGGGATAAAGCGGATGTTTTCCATGCGTACATTGGTAGAATTATTAAAATCAATATTAAAAATAGTTATTATTTTACTCATTGTCTATTTTACAATTATCGATTTTGAGAATATGATTTATAATTTTTATCGATTACCTGTTTTTGAAGGGTATGCCATGATTATAAATACAGTATTGGATATGGCGATAAGAGTTGGAATGTACTTTATAATTATTGCAGTTATTGATTATTCCTATCAACGCTATAAGCATGAAAAAGATCTAAAAATGACAAAGCAAGAAATCAAAGATGAACGTAAAATGATTGATGGTAATCCAGAGATCAAAGGAAAGATTAGACAAAAAATGCGGGAAGCTGCGATGCGCAGAATGATGCAAGATATTCCAAAAGCAGATGTGGTTATTACAAATCCCACCCATTTTGCGATTGCGATTGCATATGATGAACACCAATTTGGAGCACCACGTGTGCTGGCTAAGGGGGCTGACCTTGTAGCTGCTAAGATACGTGAACAAGCTAGAGAACATAATATTGAAATTGTTGAAAATAAGCCATTAGCCAGAACGTTATATTATACAGTTGAAATTGGACAAGAAATACCACCAGAACTATATCAGGCGGTTGCAGAAGTATTAGCTTTTGTATATTCATTAAAAAATAGGAGTGCTGTTACATGAAACCAGGAGATATCATACTCGGATTATTTATATTATTAGCAATTGTAATTATGATTATTCCTATTGAAGGAGCAGTCATTAGTTTTTTAATTTCATTAAATCTTTTGTTGGCATTAATTATTCTTTTTAATGCCATGTTTGCGCGAGAAGCTTTATCTATGTCAGCGTTTCCTACAATTCTATTGTTTATGACAGTATATCGCCTTGCACTTAATGTGTCATCAACACGTGCAATATTAACAGGTGGTGAAGCAAAAGCTGGAAATGTTATAAAGACATTTGGCTCCTTTGTAGGTGGTTCGAGTCTAATTGTAGGTGTTGTTGTCTTTATGATTTTAGTTATTATTAACTTTATGGTTATAACTAAAGGTTCTGAGCGTGTTGCAGAAGTTGCCGCACGATTTACGCTTGATGCTATGCCGGGAAAGCAAATGGCTATAGATGCTGATTTGAACTCGGGACTGATTGATGAAGTGCAAGCCAGAGAAAGACGACAGAAAATTCAAGACGAAGCTAGTTTTTTTGGATCAATGGATGGTGCAAGTAAGTTCGTAAAAGGAGATGCAATTGCAGGATTGATCATTACATTTATTAATATTGTTTTTGGGGTTATTCTTGGTGTGGTGATTCAAGGCCAGACGTTAATGGATGCTTTTGAAGAATACACAATTTTAACAATAGGTGATGGTCTTGTAAGTCAAATTCCTGCACTGCTTATATCCCTTGCAACGGGAATGCTTGTAACAAAAGTTTCAAAAGAAGTCGATATCAGTGATACACTTATTCAACAGCTTTTTCAAATGCCTAAGGTTATGTTTCTTGCAGGTGGGGCTTTGACCTTTTTGGGAATAGTCACTCCGTTAAGTTTTCCAATCGTTGGTGGAACCGGAATATTGACGTTGATTGCAGGATATCAAATGCATAAGAATCTAGAGTTACAAGAAATTGTTGATGAAATATCAACGGAAGATGTTGAAGCAGAAGAAATCAGAAAGCCGGAAAACGTGGTCAATTTATTACAAGTTGATCCGATAGAGCTTGAATTTGGTTATGGTATTATTCCTTTGGCCGATGCATCGCAAGGGGGAGACTTGCTGGATCGTGTTGTTATGATCAGGCGTCAAATTGCATTAGAATTAGGTACAATTGTACCCATTATTCGTTTAAGAGATAATATTCAGTTAAATCCCAATCAATATATAATTAAAATTAAAGGCAATCAAATTGCAGAGGGTGAGATTTTGTTTGACCATTATATGGCCATGAACCCAGGGTATATTGAAGATGAAATTGATGGAATAGAAACCATTGAACCTGCATTTAACTTGCCGGCTTTGTGGATTACTGAAAGTCAAAGAGAACGTGCAGAAGCGATGGGATATACTGTTGTTGATCCGCCTTCTATCATAGCAACCCACTTAACTGAAATTATTAAAGGACACCTAGGAGAATTATTGACACGCCAAGATGTAAAAATACTTATCAATAATGTCCAGGAAAATCATCCAACTTTGGTCGAAGAGCTTGTGCCTAAAATCATGACTGTGGGAGATATTCAAAAAGTTTTAATGAACTTGCTTAATGAAGGGGTATCCATTCGTGATTTAGTTTCGATTTTTGAAACCCTTGCAGATTATGGTTTGGCAAATAAAGACCCGGATATTTTAACAGAATATGTACGACAATCCTTAAAACGAACCATTAGCAAAACGTTCTTTGATGAAGAGACAAACCAAGTGTTGACGCTTGATCCATCCATTGAACAAATGCTTATGGACTCAGTTAAGCGAACAGAACAAGGAATGTTTTTAAATTTAGAGCCAGATAAAATCGAAAAAATACTCAATGCGACACACGCAGCAGCGCAAAAGCAAGAAGCGATGGGAAGAACTCCTATTATATTGACATCGCCAATTGCACGTGTATATTATAAACGTTTAATCGAAGAAAGATATCCAGATATTGTGGTTATTTCCTATGGAGAAATTGATAATCAAGCAGAATTACAATCAGTAGGGATGGTGAGCTTTTAATGAATATACATAAGTATAAAGGTCAGACAGAAAAGGAAGCAATGACAGCAATTAAAGCTGAATTGGGACCAGAGGCACTTATTGTAAGTGTCAAACACGTTCGACCCAAAGGTATCTTTAAATTATTTAGAAAATCATTTGTTGAAGTGACAGCAGCCATTGATGATCGAAAAATATCTGAAGAAAATGTGGAAAAATCACTTCCTAAAATACGATTAAGCGCATCAACAATTGAAAAAAACAACCAAACATTTAATGGTCACGTAGACAATGATAGTGATGCCCAATTAGATGAATTTAAACGTTTTATTGAAAAGTTTTCTCAAAAGCAGGAACAGCAGGTTGAACAAGAACCCACAATCCAAGAAAATAAAGTGCAAGAAAAAGAGGAACCAATATCTTCTCCTATAAGTAAGCCATTAGATACTGTTAAGCTAGAGGCTATTCAGGTAGATACCCAAGAAGATACATGTGATACTACAGATATTCCCATGCTCCAAGTTATTTATGAACAACTCATTGATAACGAGATTGATGAAAAGTTTGCGAATGAACTGATGATGGGGCTAGTTGAGTATGTTCAAAAAAATGAAACCAATATTGATGATATCGTATCGATTATTTATAAAAGAATCGTTAAAAATATGTCGGATTATGATACAATAGATATTAACAAAATGAATAAAAATATTTTCTTTATTGGTCCTACAGGGGTTGGAAAAACAACAACCATTGCAAAGATTGCTTCGTTGTTTTCGCTTAATCATGGAAAAGATGTTGCCTTGATTACATCCGATACGTATCGTATCGCAGCGGTTGAACAGTTAAGGACATATGCAAATATTCTTGGCATTCCGATAAAGGTCGTTTATTCCAAAGAAGAAATGATGGAGGCTATTGAATATTTTTCGGATAAAGAGCTTGTGCTGATTGATACAGCCGGACGTTCATACAAAAATCAGGAACATCAATTTGAACTAAAAGAGCTTTTGGATGCAGTAGTTGATAAAGAGGTGTTTTTGACATTAAGTGTAGCAACCAAGTACAGAGATATGCTTAAAATGGTTAAAATCTATAAGGCTATGACAGACTTTAGAGTGATTTTTACAAAACTGGATGAAACCATAAGCTATGGAAATATTTTTAACATTCGTAAGGCAACAGGTATCCAATTGTCCTATATCACATTTGGTCAAAATGTGCCGGATGACATCAGTGAAATTAATCCACATGATATAGCCAAAAGTCTTTTAGGAGGTGAAGCCATTGGATCAGGCAACTAATCTCCGAAATATTGTTAAAAACAGTCAGCTTGCAAATCGACGTCGTGCAAAAGTCATAACAGTCACTTCTGGAAAAGGCGGCGTTGGAAAATCTAATATTTCTGTGAACCTAGCCATACAAATGCGAAAAATGGGAAAGAGTGTCGTTGTTTTTGATGCTGACTTTGGTCTTGCCAACGTAGAAGTTATTTTTGGCGTTGTACCAAAATATAATTTGTTTGATATTATATATAACAATAAAACCATTAATGAAGTATTAACCAATGGTCCTTTGGGCATAGAGTTTCTTTCGGGAGGCTCTGGCGTCAAAGAATTACTTAAGTTAGATAAAGTTCAAATTGAGTTTTTAATTAATAAACTGGCGGAGTTAGACCGCTATGCAGATGTTATTATCATAGATACAGGTGCTGGAATCAGTGATGCTGTACTTAGCTTTTTATCGGCTTCACACGAGGTACTTTTAGTTACAACACCAGAGCCCACATCGGTTACAGATGCATATGCGGTTTTAAAAGCGATTCGAAATAACAATATTGAAGAGATTCAAGGACACATCCATGTTTTAGTGAATCGTGTGCGCAGTGAAAAAGAAGGGCGTGAAATCTTCGATAAACTGGACAAAGTAAGCAAAAAGTTTTTAGATGTTGAATTAAGAACAATTGGATTTTTGCCTGAAGATCGATTTTTGCCTCGAGCGGTTATTGAACAAAAGCCAATTTCAATTTTATATCCGAAAGCTAATATAGTTAAAAGTTTTGAAGAAATAGCGTTAAAAATGATGGATAATTACGAGACAGAAGAAAAGACATCACGTGGACTAGGAAACATTTTTGCGAGTTTTTTGCGACATAAAGATTGGAGGTAAATTTATGCAGACTTCTATAAAACTTGGTGACAAAATAGAATTAGTAAAAAAGACGGATTTGCTGGATGCAGACATATATTTTAGTATGATTTATAGTATAGATGATGAATTGTTACGGATACAGGCACCTATTGAAAGTGGAAAAATTATTCCATTAGAATTTGATGCTACATATTATATGAATGTATATACAGAAAAAGGATTATTACGTGCTGAAACGGTATTAGAGCAACGTGAAAAAACGGAGCACCTTCATATTCTTGCGATGAAACCGTTAACGATGTTTAAAAAATATCAGCGTCGACAGTATTATCGATTAAATTGCACCTTAAACCTTATTTTTCAAGATGCTCAAACTAAAGAGGTTGGTGAGGGAACGGTACTTGATATAAGTGGTGGAGGAATGCGGTTTTCAACAGACAAACAACTAAGTGAAGAAGAAGTCATTACGTGTCATCTTTGCCTTCGACTTAAGGAAGAAACAGTCGACCTTGATGTTAAAGGCAAAATTATTCAAAGTAAAATAATTGAACCGGAAAAGATTGCATTTCAAAATAGGCTCGAATTTATTGATTTATCTTTAGAAAAACAAGAGACCATAATAAAGTTTATCTTTGAAGAAGAAAGAAGACGTCGTAAAAAAGAAAAAGGGATGTGAAGACATGGAAACTAAGAAAAAAATACTGGTAATTGATGACTCTGCATTCATGCGAAGGGTAATATCTGATATAATTAATGGAGATACAAGATGTGAAGTCGTTGGTACAGCTGCAAATGGTGAAGATGGTTTAAAACTTATTGCAGAACTTAAGCCGGATGTAATTACCTTAGATGTTCAAATGCCTATTATGGATGGCTTGACAATGCTAAAAACCATGAAGAAAAAATACAACATCCCTGTGATCATGATGAGTACATTAACAAAAGAGGGCGCCACAGAAACTATACAATCCCTTGAACTAGGAGCATTTGATTTCGTCGCCAAGCCAGATAATATTTTTAAAGTAAATTCTCAAGAGATTCGAAAAGAACTTATTGAAAAAATTATGGCAGCAACACAGTGTTGCGTAAAATATGAGGCGCCACAAAAATCAAGAGTAATACGTAAAATCGAACCATCACAAGAAGTCGTAAAACCGACTCAGCGTAAAGTATCTAATGACAAGGTATCAAAATTAGTCGCGATAGGAACATCAACAGGAGGTCCTAGAGCTCTACAGTACTTGTTGCCATATCTTCCAAAAGATATTGATGCAGGTATTGTTATTGTACAACATATGCCGCCAGGATTTACGAAGTCTTTAGCCGATCGGCTGAATAATCTTAGTCAAATTCAAGTCAAAGAAGCGGAAGACGGAGAACGGATACTAAAAGGGACTGCATATATTGCTCCAGGTGACCGCCATCTTGTCGTTAAACAAAAAGGACATGACTATGTTGTCCATCTGTCGGATGGGCCAAAGGAAGGGGCACATAAGCCTTCTGTCAATGTCATGATGACATCTCTTAGCGATATATCAATACAGCACTTGATCGGCGTCATTATGACGGGGATGGGTGCTGATGGACGCGATGGTCTTGCTGCCCTGAAACAAAAACGCGATATTCATGTTATTGCACAAGAAGAAACGTCTTGCGTAGTATATGGGATGCCAAAAGCAATCGTGGAGGCAAAATTAGCAGACGATATCATTCCTCTTGATCAATTAGCAAAAGTAATAACAAAAAAAGTGGAGGTGCTTTAAATGGATGTATCACAATATCTCGAAATATTTATTGAAGAAGCAAAAGAACATTTACAAAACTTAAATGAAGCCTTATTGGAAATGGAAAAGTCAGATGATAATAAAGACTTGGTCAATGAGATATTTAGAGTTGCACACACCCTAAAAGGTATGGCTGCAACAATGGGATTTAAAAAAATGACAGTGTTGACACATGATATGGAAAATGTACTGTCAGAAATACGAAATGGGAAAATCAATATATCCGCTGAGCTTTTAGATGTATTATTTCAATGTCTAGATGCTTTGGAGCAATATATTGATCAAATCATAGAGACGGGGACGGAAGGCGACAAAACAAATCAGCCGATTATTGATCGTCTAAACCTTATTCTAGAAGGAAAAGACGCAAAAGCATCTCAAGAAGACGAAAAGCCTAGTGAAAGTGAAAACTCGCAAGAGCCTCAAGCAGAAGCTCTCAAAGATGATCAAGAGACAATAAAACGTAAGCACAAAATGCTGTCATTTAATGAATTTGAAAAAAATGCAATTCTAAAAGCGCAAGAAGAAAGTTACAATGTATACGGTATTACTATTGTAATTTCAGAAAGCTGCGTTTTAAAATCAGCACGTGCATTTATTATCTTTAGAACGCTAGAGGGATTAGGTCAAATCATAAAATCCCATCCATCGGTTCAAGATATAGAAGATGAAAAATTTGACTTGGATTTTTCGGTTTTCTTAATTTCAAGTGAAAGCCAAGACAAGTTTTTAAAAGAATTAAATTCAATTGCGGAAGTTGAAGAAGTTTACGTAGATGAAATTCATCTTGAAGGAACGGTTCAAAATTTTGAAGCGAAAGAACATAAAGCGCAAGAGGGTGAACAAGAAGAAGATCAAGATGTAAAACCAAGCAAAGAAAAAGCTGATAACAAAGGACAGGCGCCAACGAAACCAAAGGCAAATAGAACCGTTCGTGTGGATATAGAACGCTTAGATAATCTGATGAACCTTGTAAGTGAGCTTATTATTGTAAAAAATGGTCTAGAGACTGTAGAAAATAACAATCAAAATATGAATGAACAAATTGAATATTTAGAGCGTATTACTACGAATCTCCACGACGCCGTTATGAAAGTACGAATGGTTCCTGTAGAGCGTGTCTTTAACCGATTCCCACGACTTGTTCGTGACTTGGCTCGAAAACTAAATAAAAATCTTGAATTGCATATGTCTGGAGAAGAAACTGAACTTGACAGAACCGTTATTGATGAAATTGGAGATCCTTTAGTACATTTAATTCGAAATGCATGCGACCATGGGCAAGAGATGCCTGCTGAACGTAAGAATAGTGGAAAAAGTGAAATCGGAAATGTATATCTTGATGCATACCAAGATGGCAATAATGTTGTCATTGAAGTTGCAGATGATGGTAATGGAATCGATGTTGAAAAAGTAAAAGCCAAAGCACTTAATAATGGTACAATAACAAGAGATCAAGCAGATGCCATGAGTGATCAAGACATTGTTGAACTTTTATTTAAACCAAGCTTTTCTACAGCGGACCAAATATCTGATGTTTCTGGTCGAGGTGTAGGTCTTGATGTTGTGAAGACAAAAATCGAAGCTTTGGGAGGAGATATTGAAGTTAAAACCAAACTTGGTAAAGGATCGAAATTCATTATTCGACTACCATTGACACTTGCGATTATTCAAGCATTGATGGTACGCTTAGAAGATGAAAAATATGCGATTCCACTAAATACCATTCAAAATATCGAAGATGTTAAAGTGTCAGATATTAAATATATTCAAAATCAAGAAGTGATTAACTT
This sequence is a window from Vallitaleaceae bacterium 9-2. Protein-coding genes within it:
- a CDS encoding chemotaxis protein CheA, with amino-acid sequence MDVSQYLEIFIEEAKEHLQNLNEALLEMEKSDDNKDLVNEIFRVAHTLKGMAATMGFKKMTVLTHDMENVLSEIRNGKINISAELLDVLFQCLDALEQYIDQIIETGTEGDKTNQPIIDRLNLILEGKDAKASQEDEKPSESENSQEPQAEALKDDQETIKRKHKMLSFNEFEKNAILKAQEESYNVYGITIVISESCVLKSARAFIIFRTLEGLGQIIKSHPSVQDIEDEKFDLDFSVFLISSESQDKFLKELNSIAEVEEVYVDEIHLEGTVQNFEAKEHKAQEGEQEEDQDVKPSKEKADNKGQAPTKPKANRTVRVDIERLDNLMNLVSELIIVKNGLETVENNNQNMNEQIEYLERITTNLHDAVMKVRMVPVERVFNRFPRLVRDLARKLNKNLELHMSGEETELDRTVIDEIGDPLVHLIRNACDHGQEMPAERKNSGKSEIGNVYLDAYQDGNNVVIEVADDGNGIDVEKVKAKALNNGTITRDQADAMSDQDIVELLFKPSFSTADQISDVSGRGVGLDVVKTKIEALGGDIEVKTKLGKGSKFIIRLPLTLAIIQALMVRLEDEKYAIPLNTIQNIEDVKVSDIKYIQNQEVINLRGHVIPIIRLDGLLGIERERTEESMTVVIVNKGDKQAGFVVDGLIGQQEIVIKTLGKYLTNIKLIAGATILGDGEVALILDVNSLV
- the flhB gene encoding flagellar biosynthesis protein FlhB, encoding MIETSEKKMLTLNLQFFAEDSGAGEKTEKPTSRKREKSREEGQVAKSIEITTAFLLITLFYTLKIIGPWIAKRLIDIMREAFSLFKYDNLDQVLAHQIYMHFAEKVLLIILPILGISFVVAFVSNIAQVGWKPTLKPLTPKLNRLSPIQGIKRMFSMRTLVELLKSILKIVIILLIVYFTIIDFENMIYNFYRLPVFEGYAMIINTVLDMAIRVGMYFIIIAVIDYSYQRYKHEKDLKMTKQEIKDERKMIDGNPEIKGKIRQKMREAAMRRMMQDIPKADVVITNPTHFAIAIAYDEHQFGAPRVLAKGADLVAAKIREQAREHNIEIVENKPLARTLYYTVEIGQEIPPELYQAVAEVLAFVYSLKNRSAVT
- a CDS encoding MinD/ParA family protein, whose protein sequence is MDQATNLRNIVKNSQLANRRRAKVITVTSGKGGVGKSNISVNLAIQMRKMGKSVVVFDADFGLANVEVIFGVVPKYNLFDIIYNNKTINEVLTNGPLGIEFLSGGSGVKELLKLDKVQIEFLINKLAELDRYADVIIIDTGAGISDAVLSFLSASHEVLLVTTPEPTSVTDAYAVLKAIRNNNIEEIQGHIHVLVNRVRSEKEGREIFDKLDKVSKKFLDVELRTIGFLPEDRFLPRAVIEQKPISILYPKANIVKSFEEIALKMMDNYETEEKTSRGLGNIFASFLRHKDWR
- the flhF gene encoding flagellar biosynthesis protein FlhF, whose protein sequence is MNIHKYKGQTEKEAMTAIKAELGPEALIVSVKHVRPKGIFKLFRKSFVEVTAAIDDRKISEENVEKSLPKIRLSASTIEKNNQTFNGHVDNDSDAQLDEFKRFIEKFSQKQEQQVEQEPTIQENKVQEKEEPISSPISKPLDTVKLEAIQVDTQEDTCDTTDIPMLQVIYEQLIDNEIDEKFANELMMGLVEYVQKNETNIDDIVSIIYKRIVKNMSDYDTIDINKMNKNIFFIGPTGVGKTTTIAKIASLFSLNHGKDVALITSDTYRIAAVEQLRTYANILGIPIKVVYSKEEMMEAIEYFSDKELVLIDTAGRSYKNQEHQFELKELLDAVVDKEVFLTLSVATKYRDMLKMVKIYKAMTDFRVIFTKLDETISYGNIFNIRKATGIQLSYITFGQNVPDDISEINPHDIAKSLLGGEAIGSGN
- a CDS encoding PilZ domain-containing protein — encoded protein: MQTSIKLGDKIELVKKTDLLDADIYFSMIYSIDDELLRIQAPIESGKIIPLEFDATYYMNVYTEKGLLRAETVLEQREKTEHLHILAMKPLTMFKKYQRRQYYRLNCTLNLIFQDAQTKEVGEGTVLDISGGGMRFSTDKQLSEEEVITCHLCLRLKEETVDLDVKGKIIQSKIIEPEKIAFQNRLEFIDLSLEKQETIIKFIFEEERRRRKKEKGM
- the flhA gene encoding flagellar biosynthesis protein FlhA — encoded protein: MKPGDIILGLFILLAIVIMIIPIEGAVISFLISLNLLLALIILFNAMFAREALSMSAFPTILLFMTVYRLALNVSSTRAILTGGEAKAGNVIKTFGSFVGGSSLIVGVVVFMILVIINFMVITKGSERVAEVAARFTLDAMPGKQMAIDADLNSGLIDEVQARERRQKIQDEASFFGSMDGASKFVKGDAIAGLIITFINIVFGVILGVVIQGQTLMDAFEEYTILTIGDGLVSQIPALLISLATGMLVTKVSKEVDISDTLIQQLFQMPKVMFLAGGALTFLGIVTPLSFPIVGGTGILTLIAGYQMHKNLELQEIVDEISTEDVEAEEIRKPENVVNLLQVDPIELEFGYGIIPLADASQGGDLLDRVVMIRRQIALELGTIVPIIRLRDNIQLNPNQYIIKIKGNQIAEGEILFDHYMAMNPGYIEDEIDGIETIEPAFNLPALWITESQRERAEAMGYTVVDPPSIIATHLTEIIKGHLGELLTRQDVKILINNVQENHPTLVEELVPKIMTVGDIQKVLMNLLNEGVSIRDLVSIFETLADYGLANKDPDILTEYVRQSLKRTISKTFFDEETNQVLTLDPSIEQMLMDSVKRTEQGMFLNLEPDKIEKILNATHAAAQKQEAMGRTPIILTSPIARVYYKRLIEERYPDIVVISYGEIDNQAELQSVGMVSF
- a CDS encoding chemotaxis response regulator protein-glutamate methylesterase; protein product: METKKKILVIDDSAFMRRVISDIINGDTRCEVVGTAANGEDGLKLIAELKPDVITLDVQMPIMDGLTMLKTMKKKYNIPVIMMSTLTKEGATETIQSLELGAFDFVAKPDNIFKVNSQEIRKELIEKIMAATQCCVKYEAPQKSRVIRKIEPSQEVVKPTQRKVSNDKVSKLVAIGTSTGGPRALQYLLPYLPKDIDAGIVIVQHMPPGFTKSLADRLNNLSQIQVKEAEDGERILKGTAYIAPGDRHLVVKQKGHDYVVHLSDGPKEGAHKPSVNVMMTSLSDISIQHLIGVIMTGMGADGRDGLAALKQKRDIHVIAQEETSCVVYGMPKAIVEAKLADDIIPLDQLAKVITKKVEVL